From the genome of Streptomyces sp. NBC_01260, one region includes:
- a CDS encoding DNA polymerase Y family protein, whose protein sequence is MSEQPETLQPAILCLRFRRVGGGAPDGAGYAGLLALLGSFTPAVEAAPPDGALADVRGALRYFGRDAAGLAAVVRVRALALHGVDCAIGAAENPMLARMAARRAVPGTTFVVPVGGAAAFLADRPAAALDGVGAATARTLCGYGLDSVGRIAAAPLGTLQRITGVRTGRELWERSRGIDRTAVVPNAAARSVAAERTFPRDELGRERQRRALMSLTEELGARMRGEGQVCRSLAVSVRYADRTGYSTLTRSRTLREPTAHSAELTALAYRIHDSFALQRARVRGIALRAEGLGDAGRAAHQLTFDPVDERARRIEAVADRLRARFGPQAVMPGRLAA, encoded by the coding sequence ATGAGCGAGCAGCCCGAAACCCTCCAGCCCGCAATCCTCTGTCTGCGGTTTCGCCGGGTCGGCGGCGGCGCTCCGGACGGGGCCGGCTACGCGGGGTTGCTGGCCCTGCTCGGTTCGTTCACCCCGGCCGTGGAGGCGGCGCCGCCCGACGGGGCGCTCGCCGATGTGCGGGGCGCGCTGCGCTACTTCGGGCGGGACGCGGCCGGCCTGGCCGCGGTGGTCCGGGTCCGCGCGCTGGCCCTGCACGGGGTGGACTGCGCGATCGGGGCCGCCGAGAACCCGATGCTGGCGCGGATGGCGGCGCGGCGGGCCGTGCCCGGGACGACCTTCGTGGTGCCCGTCGGCGGGGCCGCCGCCTTCCTCGCGGACCGGCCGGCCGCCGCACTGGACGGCGTCGGGGCCGCGACGGCCCGCACCCTGTGCGGATACGGGCTCGACTCCGTCGGCCGGATCGCGGCCGCCCCGCTCGGCACCCTCCAGCGGATCACCGGGGTGCGGACCGGGCGCGAGCTGTGGGAGCGGTCGCGGGGCATCGACCGTACGGCGGTGGTGCCGAACGCCGCCGCCCGGTCGGTCGCCGCCGAACGCACCTTCCCGCGCGACGAGCTGGGCCGGGAGCGGCAGCGGCGCGCGCTCATGTCGCTCACCGAGGAACTGGGGGCGAGGATGCGCGGCGAGGGGCAGGTGTGCCGCTCGCTCGCGGTCTCCGTGCGCTATGCCGACCGGACCGGTTACTCGACGCTGACCCGCAGCCGTACGCTCCGCGAGCCCACCGCCCACTCCGCGGAGCTCACCGCGCTCGCGTACCGGATCCATGACTCGTTCGCCCTGCAGCGGGCCCGGGTGCGGGGGATCGCCCTGCGCGCCGAGGGGCTCGGTGACGCCGGGCGGGCCGCGCACCAGCTGACGTTCGATCCGGTGGACGAACGGGCGCGGCGGATCGAGGCGGTGGCGGACCGGCTGCGGGCCAGATTCGGACCGCAGGCCGTGATGCCGGGGCGACTCGCGGCCTGA
- a CDS encoding lytic polysaccharide monooxygenase auxiliary activity family 9 protein, with protein MAVITTARRRAAGIAVLGAAPLALTVLAAAPASAHGSLSDPVSRVSACFAEGPEHPRSAACVAAVAAAGTQALYDWNGVNIANAAGKHRQLIPDGKLCSAGNDKFKGLDLPRADWPATKLAAGSHTFRFRATAPHRGSFALYLTTAGYDPAKPLKWSDLEERPFAGATDPKLVDGSYVFDGTVPKRAGRQLIYTVWQRSDSPEAFYACSDVVFGGADKGAAGSGDAGGSGSVAAVPAPSASAPSEQEITGAEAKSSVEHGGHGDDDADTGAAVTEAAGTPSAAANAPEPDSASVAPATGGPGLAETGGGSGTSYLTIGGAAALAVGAAALFASVRRRAVPSARRGR; from the coding sequence ATGGCCGTCATCACCACCGCCCGTCGCAGGGCCGCCGGTATCGCCGTGCTCGGTGCGGCACCGCTCGCGCTGACCGTTCTGGCCGCGGCCCCGGCCTCGGCGCACGGCTCGCTGTCGGACCCGGTCAGCCGGGTCTCGGCCTGTTTCGCCGAAGGGCCCGAACACCCGCGGTCCGCGGCCTGCGTGGCGGCGGTCGCGGCGGCCGGCACCCAGGCGCTGTACGACTGGAACGGCGTCAACATCGCCAACGCGGCGGGCAAGCACCGGCAGTTGATCCCGGACGGCAAGCTGTGCAGCGCGGGCAACGACAAGTTCAAGGGGCTCGATCTGCCGCGCGCGGACTGGCCGGCGACGAAGCTGGCGGCGGGCAGCCACACCTTCCGCTTCCGGGCCACCGCCCCGCACAGGGGCTCCTTCGCGCTGTATCTCACCACGGCCGGCTACGACCCGGCGAAGCCGCTGAAGTGGTCGGACCTGGAGGAGAGGCCGTTCGCGGGAGCGACCGACCCGAAGCTGGTGGACGGGTCGTACGTCTTCGACGGCACCGTGCCGAAGCGCGCGGGACGGCAGCTGATCTACACCGTCTGGCAGCGCTCCGACTCACCGGAAGCGTTCTACGCCTGCTCCGACGTGGTCTTCGGCGGTGCGGACAAGGGCGCTGCGGGCAGCGGCGACGCGGGCGGAAGCGGGTCGGTCGCCGCGGTTCCGGCTCCGTCCGCGTCCGCCCCGTCCGAGCAGGAGATCACCGGGGCCGAGGCCAAGTCGTCGGTGGAGCACGGCGGCCACGGTGACGACGACGCCGATACGGGCGCGGCGGTCACGGAGGCGGCCGGCACTCCCAGTGCGGCGGCCAACGCCCCCGAGCCGGACAGCGCCTCCGTCGCACCCGCCACGGGCGGCCCCGGCCTCGCCGAGACGGGTGGCGGCAGCGGCACGTCGTACCTGACGATCGGCGGCGCGGCCGCGCTCGCCGTGGGCGCGGCCGCACTGTTCGCCTCGGTCAGGCGCCGGGCCGTCCCCAGCGCACGGCGCGGCCGCTGA
- a CDS encoding esterase/lipase family protein, translated as MLPWTRAPRTPRARRILAALLLAVAAVATPTATAAAATPTAATATSRGWNDYSCKPSAAHPRPVVLVHGTFGNSVDNWLVLAPYLVNRGYCVYSLDYGQLPGVPLFNGLGPIDKSAGQLAVFVDKVLASTGAPKADIVGHSQGGMMPNYYLKFLGGGAKVNAMIGLAPDNHGTTLLGLTKLLPYFPGAEDLLNAGTPGLADQVAGSPFVTKLNAGGDTVPGVHYTVISTRYDEVVTPYRTQFLDGPDVHNVLLQDLCPADLSEHVAIGTVDRVAYHEVANALDPAHATRTTCASVVG; from the coding sequence ATGCTGCCCTGGACCCGTGCGCCGCGCACCCCACGAGCGCGCAGAATCCTCGCCGCACTGCTCCTCGCAGTCGCCGCGGTCGCCACCCCCACGGCCACTGCCGCTGCGGCCACCCCCACCGCCGCCACGGCCACCTCGCGTGGCTGGAACGACTACTCCTGCAAACCCTCCGCAGCCCACCCCCGGCCGGTCGTCCTGGTCCACGGAACCTTCGGGAACTCGGTCGACAACTGGCTCGTCCTCGCCCCCTACCTGGTGAACCGGGGCTACTGCGTCTACTCGCTCGACTACGGGCAGCTCCCCGGTGTGCCGCTCTTCAACGGCCTGGGACCGATCGACAAGTCGGCCGGGCAGCTCGCGGTCTTCGTCGACAAGGTGCTCGCCTCCACCGGGGCGCCCAAGGCGGACATCGTCGGCCACTCCCAGGGCGGCATGATGCCGAACTACTACCTGAAGTTCCTCGGCGGGGGAGCCAAGGTGAACGCCATGATCGGGCTCGCGCCCGACAACCACGGCACCACCCTCCTGGGCCTGACCAAGCTGCTCCCGTACTTCCCCGGCGCCGAGGACCTGCTCAACGCCGGCACGCCCGGACTCGCCGACCAGGTGGCCGGATCCCCCTTCGTCACCAAGCTCAACGCGGGCGGCGACACCGTGCCCGGCGTGCACTACACCGTCATCTCGACCAGGTACGACGAGGTCGTGACCCCGTACCGGACGCAGTTCCTGGACGGGCCCGACGTGCACAACGTCCTGCTCCAGGACCTGTGCCCGGCCGACCTGTCCGAGCACGTCGCGATCGGGACCGTGGACCGGGTCGCCTACCACGAGGTGGCGAACGCCCTGGACCCGGCGCACGCCACCCGGACCACCTGCGCCTCGGTCGTCGGATAG
- a CDS encoding DUF402 domain-containing protein, with protein sequence MSATSAEAGLTVVLVKAGKAKISYPAALLADNGTRVTVRAPWASARVRDFGFVRFEPGDVLTEHYWRDAWFAVKEVRSGAGELKGWYCDVTRPAVLRDGELVVEDLDLDLWVSADRSGVLRLDEDEFEESGLADRDPEAARAAVEALDELERLARTPEGFAGLLG encoded by the coding sequence ATGTCCGCCACCTCGGCTGAAGCCGGACTGACCGTCGTCCTGGTCAAGGCCGGAAAGGCCAAGATCAGCTACCCGGCCGCCCTGCTCGCCGACAACGGCACCCGGGTGACGGTACGGGCGCCCTGGGCCTCCGCCCGGGTCCGCGACTTCGGCTTCGTACGCTTCGAGCCGGGTGATGTGCTCACCGAGCACTACTGGCGCGACGCCTGGTTCGCGGTGAAGGAGGTCCGCAGCGGCGCGGGCGAACTCAAGGGCTGGTACTGCGATGTGACCCGCCCGGCCGTGCTGCGGGACGGCGAGCTGGTCGTGGAGGACCTGGACCTCGATCTGTGGGTGTCGGCGGACCGTTCCGGCGTACTGCGGCTGGACGAGGACGAGTTCGAGGAGAGCGGACTGGCCGATCGAGACCCGGAGGCGGCACGTGCCGCCGTCGAGGCGCTGGACGAGCTGGAACGCCTCGCCCGTACCCCGGAGGGTTTCGCCGGCCTGCTGGGCTGA
- a CDS encoding trifunctional class I SAM-dependent methyltransferase/NUDIX hydrolase/VOC family protein, translated as MTTIDWDSAADSFDEEPDHGLLDPVVRHAWAQRLESWLPRERAEVLDLGCGTGSLALLVAGQGHRVTAVDRSPRMVEQARAKLAGTGTEVLAGDAAAPPVGKQRFDVILARHVVWLLSDPAAVLRHWFGLLRPGGRLVLIEGVWNGVGLSAGQLTALLAPFTERIHHERLSGDRDLWGKDVDDERYALVARAEPPRRHTEVVDVHLILRRGSDVLLARRAGTGYADGLLHAPSGHVEDGEDVREGMIREAAEETGIALDPEELRVALVMQHRGPGGTPRTGWFFEAEYDPARPPYNREPDKCSELAWFPLAALPDDMVAYCRAGLDGYRAGERFLIHWHEDGDTVAYEPRGPRRAVPLPGGGVRTGRVHHIELWVPDLAAAETGWGWLLGELGHVPYQRWAHGRSWRRGDSYVVIEQSPDLVPGAHERCRPGLNHLAFHVADRAALDALVARAPEHGWRLLFTDRHPHAGGDGHVAAYLEDAAGYEVELVAG; from the coding sequence ATGACGACGATCGACTGGGACTCCGCCGCCGATTCCTTCGACGAGGAGCCCGACCACGGTCTGCTCGACCCCGTGGTCCGGCACGCCTGGGCGCAGCGGCTGGAGAGCTGGCTGCCCCGGGAGCGTGCCGAGGTTCTCGACCTGGGGTGCGGCACCGGAAGCCTGGCGCTGCTCGTCGCCGGGCAGGGGCACCGGGTCACCGCGGTGGACCGCTCGCCGCGCATGGTGGAGCAGGCGCGCGCCAAGCTGGCCGGGACGGGCACCGAGGTGCTGGCCGGGGACGCCGCCGCGCCGCCCGTCGGCAAGCAGCGGTTCGATGTGATCCTGGCCCGGCACGTGGTGTGGCTGCTGTCCGACCCGGCGGCGGTCCTGCGGCACTGGTTCGGTCTGCTGCGGCCCGGCGGCAGGCTGGTGCTGATCGAGGGCGTGTGGAACGGGGTCGGGCTGTCCGCCGGGCAGCTCACCGCGCTGCTCGCCCCGTTCACCGAGCGCATCCACCACGAGCGGCTCTCCGGCGACCGTGATCTCTGGGGCAAGGACGTCGACGACGAGCGCTACGCCCTGGTCGCCCGTGCCGAACCGCCGCGCCGGCACACCGAGGTCGTGGACGTGCATCTGATCCTGCGGCGCGGCTCCGACGTCCTGCTCGCCCGCCGAGCCGGTACGGGGTACGCGGACGGGCTGCTGCACGCCCCGTCCGGACATGTCGAGGACGGCGAGGACGTCCGCGAGGGCATGATCCGCGAGGCGGCCGAGGAGACCGGGATCGCCCTCGATCCGGAGGAGTTGCGGGTGGCCCTCGTCATGCAGCACCGGGGGCCCGGCGGCACTCCCCGGACCGGCTGGTTCTTCGAGGCGGAGTACGACCCGGCCCGGCCGCCGTACAACCGCGAACCGGACAAGTGCTCGGAGCTGGCGTGGTTTCCGCTGGCCGCCCTTCCGGACGACATGGTCGCGTACTGCCGGGCCGGACTCGACGGCTACCGGGCGGGGGAGCGCTTCCTGATCCACTGGCACGAGGACGGCGACACCGTCGCGTACGAACCGCGCGGACCGCGCCGTGCGGTCCCGCTGCCGGGCGGCGGGGTCCGCACCGGACGGGTCCACCACATCGAGCTGTGGGTGCCCGATCTGGCGGCGGCCGAGACGGGGTGGGGCTGGCTCCTCGGCGAGCTGGGCCATGTCCCGTACCAGCGGTGGGCGCACGGGCGCAGCTGGCGGCGGGGTGACAGCTACGTCGTGATCGAGCAGTCGCCCGACCTGGTCCCCGGAGCGCACGAGCGGTGCCGTCCCGGCCTCAACCACCTGGCGTTCCACGTGGCGGACCGGGCAGCCCTCGACGCACTGGTGGCCCGCGCTCCTGAGCACGGCTGGCGGCTGCTCTTCACGGACCGTCACCCTCACGCGGGCGGCGACGGACACGTGGCCGCCTACCTGGAGGACGCGGCGGGGTACGAGGTGGAGCTGGTGGCCGGCTGA